In Cyclopterus lumpus isolate fCycLum1 chromosome 9, fCycLum1.pri, whole genome shotgun sequence, a single genomic region encodes these proteins:
- the barhl1a gene encoding barH-like homeobox 1a — MDSVLSLGPPELRPGGPAHPSPRREPDPRLRSALPPGLLQPRAAGSSFLIRDILADCLPYSDPNLVYSDPGQPELEAESFPSGPEEDFQDKSVSGSDSETRVGGASDPGIERLKKPRKARTAFSDQQLSRLERSFQKQKYLSVQDRMELAASLQLSDTQVKTWYQNRRTKWKRQSAVGLELLAEAGRMFLPTHFLYPPAAPTPDLYLYRSPASRHPVPSLLPRVLTHTGPQPH; from the exons ATGGACTCTGTGCTCTCCCTCGGACCCCCGGAGCTCCGCCCGGGCGGCCCGGCACATCCTTCCCCGCGGAGAGAGCCTGATCCCCGGCTGCGGTCCGCGCTGCCGCCCGGTCTCCTCCAGCCGCGCGCTGCCGGCTCCTCTTTCCTCATCCGGGACATCTTAGCGGACTGCCTGCCCTACTCGGACCCGAATCTGGTCTACTCGGACCCGGGTCAGCCTGAGCTGGAAGCCGAGTCGTTCCCTTCCGGACCGGAAGAAGACTTTCAGGATAAAAGTGTGAGCGGCTCTGACAGCGAAACCAGAG tgggcggggcttcagaCCCGGGGATAGAACGTCTGAAGAAACCTCGTAAAGCTCGGACTGCGTTCAGCGACCAGCAGCTGTCGAGGCTCGAGAGAAGCTTCCAGAAACAGAAGTACCTGAGTGTCCAGGACCGCATGGAGCTGGCTGCTTCACTGCAGCTTAGCGACACCCAGGTCAAGACCTGGTACCAGAACCGGCG AACGAAGTGGAAGCGTCAGTCAGCTGTTGGTTTGGAGCTGCTGGCTGAAGCCGGCAGGATGTTCCTGCCCACCCACTTCCTGTACCCTCCTGCCGCGCCAACACCGGACCTCTACCTGTACCGAAGCCCCGCCTCCCGCCACCCGGTCCCGTCCCTGCTGCCTCGAGTCCTGACCCACACCGGACCACAGCCCCACTGA